Part of the Henckelia pumila isolate YLH828 chromosome 2, ASM3356847v2, whole genome shotgun sequence genome is shown below.
AGAACTTCCCCCAGTTATAAGGCTTGTACTTTGCAGGATTCTGGTCATTTACCAGCTCTTCCAATGGCTCCACCCAAGTATAGTGTGCGGGATTGTGGAAAAATGGTATGGAAAACCTCTCCTTCTCCGAGTTCACCTTCACCCTGTGCTCCACGCTCTCGTACTTGTCATTGCTCCAAACCTAGACACACATGAGTAGTACTACTCATTCGTAATTGAGTCTGTTCGAAAAACTCGCTATTGCACTTGATTCAGAAGTTCTCCAAAATTTACACTACCTGTATAATGTCACCAACATTAATGATGTAAGAATCAGGCGTAGGCTTGACAAGGACCCATTCTCCATCTGTCTTTCTCTTGACCTGAAGGCCTCCAACATCATCTTGAGCCAAGATTGTTAATGCTCCGGCATCCTTATGCCGGCCTACACCTAAAGCTAGATCCGGAGCTGGACATGGAGGGTAGTGATTCAACCGGATAAAGGTCGTCTGATCATCGAAAAAACCATTGAACCGTGTTCGTTCCAAGCCTAAGCTTAGCGCGATGAGCCCGAGCAACTTGTCAGCCAGTTTTTGCATTTCTGCTGCGTACTCTTCGCACACCTCCCTGAACGTACAATATATAGGATTAACTCATGATGAAGTGATCACCAATTAAGGATCGGGTCGAATTTCTGTTTAGTTATAGTTTCCAAAAAAAGgaagaaataaataaacaaagtaaCTATGTATAGTTTGGGAGATTGAATCACTTCTCAGCAGAAAAAAATACTTCCTAAAATCTCTATCTAATTCCGTGAAATAATCTGACAATCTAATGCAGAAACATTACATATCCATGAATAGAAAATTCTAGAGGTCAGAGTAAgagaagtaaaaataaataaacacttCTCAGCTGAAAAATGCTTCCCTCCCTAAACGCTCAATCAAATAATGTCTAATTACCTGAAAGAATCTGATCATCTAATGCAGACACATTAtccatgaataaaataaacaaacaaactTGTGGCCTAGAAGAATCCAAAGTATTTCACCAAATTAAGATAATGAAACCAATCCATTACATGTTCTGAACAAGTAAGAATCATGAATTATGAGATCACCTGATGTCCGAAGGAAACTCGGGCCACTGATTAATCAATTCCTTCACCTGATCCTGGTCATCGCTCTCATCAGGCGAAGCCGGAATCAAACTCCGATCCCGAACCACAAAGTCGAACACTTCTTTCCAGTCCCTCACATTCTTCGTGTGCTCTGTGTCATAATACCCAAGAGGGTTCACTTCATCTCTCGCcaccttcttcttgtcttcttTGGGCAGGGCGAAGAATTTCCTGGCCGCTGATTCGATGTTTTCGCGTGCTTTTACAGCTACTCCGTGGTTGATCACCTGGAAAAACCCCCATTCCTGGCAGGCTCGGCCTATTTCGGCAACCAGCTGCTGACTTGGTTCGGGGGAGTTAATTAACGGGGAAAGATCGATCAAAGGGATGCCTTGGGCGAAGGAGGTCTGGAGTTTGGGTCGGTGTTCCAGGGCCTGGATGAATGCTGGATCAACTTCTCCCATGGCGGATTTTTTCTAGCTAGGTGAATGGTGGGAGTTATTAGGTGCTAGAGATTTTAGCAGTcggtgaaagaaagaaaatacaATGAATCTGGACATATTGTAATTTGTTTTTTTGATTGGAGATGATGTCATCATTTTAACaacaataatattattttcatcattCATAAAACACATTGTATAATTTGTTTCTAATTAGAGCGTCACTATTAACCCCGCTACAAATTCTACCGGTCCAAACTCCAAACATATATATGTTATGTTTTCTGTCCATACTCACTcctcaattattattttttttatgacaaTCCTTAGAGGTATGTCAAACTAAAAGCATTAGACATATATCTTTAACCACTACCAAATCTATCATAACTAGTGTTCACTACcattttaaaaaatgtaaatcCTCATGTCGCGCGTCGAATCACGGAAATCAAACCTCAATTTAACAAAATTAATACCAACttatttaaacataaaaaatcattttcaatTATAAGTGAGCTTTTAAAAGACTGCTGCTACAATAATGTTCATCTTTTTTGCGGAGCTGCGAGTCTGTGACCAACTTCTTGAAGGCCTTGCCGTCCCGAAGTTGCACGACCAGGTTCCTACGAGTTCcattaattttagagagatgaaTGGGGATATTTCTTGCTAGAAAGTTTTGGAAATAAAAAGGATATAATTCATGGCTTAACAACAcaaatatatgcatataaaatgACGTACAAATTTCAAATACTAGTATTGTCAGAGATGTTAATCAATTGATGCAACTAATTAAAAAGCGAGAGGTGAATACTGAATAACAATaaatttgatttctttttttcATGTACATGTTGAGCCAGAAAGATTCATGCTTgtagatttaaataaataagcaaacGCCCAGAAACTCAAGATTATATGTAAGAGTAAGATGTAACTGAAATAGCTTACATCAAGATTTTTGAGTTCAAATAGGCAACTATAATTAGTtcaattttgtcaagaaaatagAGATGGCGTGGGAGAACGAGTAATTCGAGAAATATGAATGAAACAAACAAAAGAATGTTAGGTGGTgaatatcaatcaatcaatTCTTGCATGacaattgacaaataaattatattataggattattaattaattcatatttaattaGCGTTCTAAGAATACTGCTTCATTTTGCATGCATCAATAAAAGCTAACACAAAAAAGGAATACAATGGATATTTGGGAAAATATATTtggttaaatatataattttttttttttaaaaaacatgatCTACCAAGTACATTTGAAATACAATACAGAAAGTCATTTAATGTTGAGCAAAAGTTATATGAAGTATctttcaaaatataattatatgaagtaaaaaacaataaaattatatatcttCAGGTTTTTGTATGGAGAGCTGGGTCATGGTTGCGATGGTGCTAGTGGCGAAAAACAAAGATGAGTTCATAGCCAAAGTCGCCGAAAGTGACCCTTTGTATGGAGAGCTGGGTGATGGATCGGAGTgacaaaataaatttcactAAGGACACTAGGAGCCAAGTTTTTTGTTGAAACGTCGACGACGAGATTTTTGGCAAAAATTGCGCCAGCAAAATCATTCTTCATAGCAATGAACTTAACCATTAATGGATTTGTGTTAAAAACACATTTTTCTATTTGTGTCGATGAATAATCCTCATGGCCACGGCCAAATCTTGCCGCCACGATTAGTTTTAACTTTGATTTGTGTAGGTGTGGGATGAGGATACCATCCTCATACCCGAACAATATTGGGGTGGGTATGAAGATGCTATCCTCATTCCCGAACCCgccccgataataataataataataataataataataataataataataataataataataaatattttaattatcaaattttattaaatataaaatattataaaaaatttaaaattaaaagtattattattatttggtttacatatatttttatacattatatataatacattcgtttatgataacataatttttcataacataaaaatattatttgaatctcaTTAATGTTACGTACACATATAAACTATTTATATTagtcaatatatatattttatttattttgataaatttaaaaacaatatataatcttaataaatttttgatacatagtattttatttaaaataataatttttattgatagaaatattttttatttaaaatattttaaataattttaaaatttaaaattaaaataaaaaatttgaaccaaaatattttagatattttatcttaaaattaaacaataatttttatatttttatataataaaatttactgatatcatatatatatatatatatacatatatatatatattcgagtATGTGTAAAGGATGGAGATGGGGAATCCACGATAAAAAATATTGGGGATCGGGGCGGGTATGAGGATATGGTTCGAATTCGGTCTTCATCCCCGTCCCGCTGCCATCCCAATGTGTGATTTTTGAAATGCTGGATCTGTACGTTTTCAGCGTCAAACTTCATGAAATTACTGCTCTTACGAGCCGAGAAGAACTTCCCCAagaacaataaaattattctcgAACCTCAATACCCCAAACTTCTCCGATCTCTCACATTAACTTTCGTAACAAAAACGAAAAACAGCAATGATGCTCTCCAATATCCATTCTCTGTCACTCCGACCCATCACCCAGCCCCCCTCCTCCGTCCGATTCCATACTTCCACCGTTTCTTTGCTCCCCAAAAAATTTTCTTCGTTCTCACACCTACACAATCAAAAGTGAAACCAATCGTGGCGGCAAACTCTGGACATGGCCATGAGGATGATTCACCGAAAGATGCACAGATAAAAAATGTGTTTTTAACACATATCCATTGATGGTTAAGTTCATTGCTATGAAGCACGATCTTGCTAGCGCAATTTTTGCTAAAGATCTCGTTGATGCTTCAACAAAAAACTTGTCTCCTAGCGTTCTTAAGACTGCCTAAGGTTGGCTACCACTTGTTTCTGAGTCCAATTTGGTGGACAGACTCAATCTAGAGCTGAACTTGGCCCTGACTGAtttgatttttcataaaaaaaaacctTCCCACATGGACGATGACAATTTCATTAAGATCTTGAACgcgaagatgaaagaaacagaGGGATTTCGACACAACTATTCCCCTATCATTGTTCATTGGATAAAAGAGCATGAGATGAGCTTGTTTGAGATATAATttttgtaagtttttttttcctttaacTATAATAACATTATTTGTTAAAATTTGTTAactattttaaatgatttattttgtccAAAAGTCCATTTCTTGCTGAGTTAATTACGACCaaaaaaaatcatgagattGCCCTGGCTGCGATGGTGCTAGTGGCGAAAGCAAAAGATGAGTTCATAGCCAAAGTTTCCGAGAGTGACCCTTTGTATAGGGAGCTGGATGATGGGTCGGAGTgacaaaataaatttca
Proteins encoded:
- the LOC140882404 gene encoding protein LATERAL BRANCHING OXIDOREDUCTASE 1-like, encoding MGEVDPAFIQALEHRPKLQTSFAQGIPLIDLSPLINSPEPSQQLVAEIGRACQEWGFFQVINHGVAVKARENIESAARKFFALPKEDKKKVARDEVNPLGYYDTEHTKNVRDWKEVFDFVVRDRSLIPASPDESDDQDQVKELINQWPEFPSDIREVCEEYAAEMQKLADKLLGLIALSLGLERTRFNGFFDDQTTFIRLNHYPPCPAPDLALGVGRHKDAGALTILAQDDVGGLQVKRKTDGEWVLVKPTPDSYIINVGDIIQVWSNDKYESVEHRVKVNSEKERFSIPFFHNPAHYTWVEPLEELVNDQNPAKYKPYNWGKFFSARKRSNFMKLDVENVQIQHFKNHTSLPNTE